The Amycolatopsis nigrescens CSC17Ta-90 genomic interval TCCAGCCGCCCCTGCGAGATCTCCGGCTGGTACGGGGTGTACGCGGTGTACCAGGCCGGGCTCTCCAGCACGTTGCGGCGGATCACCGGCGGGGTCACGGTGCCGTAGTAGCCGAGGCCGATCATCTGCACCATCGGCCGGTTCTGCGCGGCCAGTGCACGCAGCTCGGCCAGCGCCTGCGCCTCGCTCGCCGGCGCGGGCAATCCCATGGACAACCGGGCCGGGTCCGTCTCGCGGATCGAGGACGGCACGGCGCGCTGCGCCAGTTCGTCGAGCGAACCGACTCCGATCGCCTCGAGCATCCGGGTCAGCTCGTCCTGGCGTGGGCCGATGTGCCGGTCCGCGAAAGGTGTTCCCTGTTCCAGTGCGGCGAGCGAAAGCGGGTCGATGCCCATGAACGGCAACCTCCGGAGAGTGGGGACGGGCCGCAGACGGATGTCTTGGCCCTCCCCACTCTGTCCGTGCCTCGTGACCGAGGCGCCTGAGAGGTTCACCCGTGTGTTGAGCCGGGCTTGCACCTTCGGCGGGGCCACCGGGTGGTCACCCGGCAGCCCGCTTTCCAGAGGCGTCTCACCCGCGCGGTCCTTTGTGCCTGAGAGGTTCCGGGGAGGACTTGCTCCTTCGGCGCCGAGCTCATTGTGGTGGCTCGGACTCTCCCGCGCGGGTTCGGCGACTACATCGGTGAGCCTACCCTGAGCCCCGCTAGCCTGTTCGCCTGGCGTTGCGGCGCTGTGTCAACTCGTCCGGGATCACGGTCTCGATCTCGCCGCCGTCGGCCCGTTCGGCCGGGAACTCGTGGATGGTGCCGCTGATCTCCAGCATCGCGCCGCTCACCGCGATCCCGAACACGCCCTGACCGCCCTGCAGCAGGTCGACGATCTCCTCCGGCGAGGTGCACTCGTAGACCGTGGTGCCGTCGGAGAACAAGGTCACTTTTGCAAGATCCCGTACACCACGAGCCCGCAGGTGCTCGACCGCGACCCTGATGTTCTGCAGCGAGACACCGGTGTCCAGCAGCCGTTTGACGATCTTCAGGACGAGGATGTCCTTGAACGAGTACAGCCGCTGCGAGCCGGAGCCGTGCGCGGTGCGGATGCTCGGTGCGATCAGCTTCGTCCGTGCCCAGTAGTCGAGCTGCCGGTAGGTGATCCCGGCGATCTGGCAGGCCGCGGGCCCCCGGTAGCCGACCAGCTCGTCCGGCAACGACGAGTCGGGGAACAGCTCACCCTGCTCACCGTCCGCGACCTGGATCGGCCTTTCGTCGACCACGCATGCCTCCCCTCGCCCGGCCTGGCGGCCGGTCGAACAGCACGCAGATCCCAGGGGCGGGATCCACGGAGATGAAACCGCAAGTGCTGTGCCCCAGATGGCCGAATCACACGGAAGCGATTTACCTCTATTGACGGTAAGCGCGCCGGCCCACCCGGTCAACGCGACGCGCGGCGGACCTCAAGGTCCGATCGAGGCTTCTTGTCCCACTGGCGCGACTTACTCAGCCGTGTTATTTTTTACTCATGCAGATAACACAGGACGCGCGGCGAGCGCAGATCATCGACGCGACGATCACGACCATCAACGAGCTGGGCTACTCGAAGACCTCACTCGCCGAGGTCAAGGACCGGGCCGGGCTCGACAGCGCGCAGGCCATCACCGGCGAGTTCACCAACAAGGCCGGCCTGATGCAGGCGGCGCTGTCCACCATCACCGACCGCAAGGACCGGTTCCGCACCGAGCACACCGAAGGCCGCACCGACCGGCTGGCCATCCTGCGCGGCTACCTCGAGGCCGAGGTCGCCTTCCTCCGCGCCCATCCCGAGTTCGTGCGGGCGCTGGCCGAGTTCCGCACCGCGGGCGAGGACGAGGAGGGCTGGTCCATGGCCTCCATGGTGGTGGAGCAGCTGCGCACCGGACAGCTCACCAGGCAGCTGGTCCAGGGTCAGCGCGAAGGCGTGTTCGGCGAGTTCGCCCCGGAGGTGCTGGCCATGTCGATCGCACAGGCGGTGGACGGGGTGGCGGATCTGCTGAAGAAGGATCCCGAGTTGGACGTCGAGCACTACGGGCGTCAGCTGGCCGACCTGTTCGAGCACGCCGCCAAAGCCTGACCCTTGCCAGTGCAGCAACGGGCTGCTATCGATTTCATCATCTGCAATCGATAGGGGGAGCACTGTGCAGGAGACGGTCGAGCGGGTCCGGGCCTGGGTGGCGGCACGGGACGAGGAGCTCGTCGCCGAGTTGGCAGACTGGGTCGCGCAGCCGAGTGTGAGCAGCACCGGACTCGGCATGGCGGCCGCCGCCGCGCACGGCGAGCGGCTGCTCCGGGCCGCCGGTCTCCGCACCCAGAGCGTGGAGACCGGCGGCTGGCCGGCACTGGTCGGCACTGGTGACGGACCGCCCGGCGCTCCGCACGTGCTGATCTACGGGCACTACGACGTGCAGCCGCCGGGTCCCCTGGAGCAGTGGACAAGCCCGCCGTTCCAGCCCGAGATCCGCGACGGCCGGATGTTCGGCCGCGGCACCGGGGACAACAAGGGCCAGCATCTGGCCCAGCTGCTCGGGCTTCGCGCGCTCCGCGAGCTGACCGGCGGGCTGCCCTGCCGGGTGACCGTGCTGCTCGACGGCGAGGAAGAAGTCGGCAGCCCGAACCTGGCCGCCGCGATCCGCGACCGGATCGCGCCGCAGGCACCCGACCTGGCGCTGTGGAGCGACGGCCCGGTGCACGACACCGGCCGTGCCTGCGTCGTGCTCGGGGTACGCGGCATCCTCACCTTCGAACTACGGGCGCGCGGTGCCGACCGTCCGCTGCACTCCGGCAACTGGGGCGGGGTCGCGCCCAATCCCGCCTGGGCGCTGGTCCAGCTGCTGGCGACCATGCGGGACGCGCGGGGCACCGTGCTGGTACCGGGTTTCGCCGACTCGGTCGAACCGATCTCCGCTGGTGAACGCCGGGCGCTCGACGCGCTGCCGCTGGACGTCGCCGCCGCCATGGCCGGGATCGGGGTCACCGAGCTGGAGCCGCCGGCCGGCCTCGGGTTCCACCAGCGGCTGATGGCGCCGACGCTGACCATCAACTCCCTCGGCTGCGCCGACTCCGGAGACCATCGCACGGTGATCCCGGAGCTGGCGGTCGCCCGCTGCGAAGCCAGGCTCGTCGGCGGACAGGTACCGGCACAGGTCGCCGAAGCCCTGCGCCGGCACGTCGAGAAGCACGCGCCAGGCGTCGAGTTCATCCCGGGTGCCTCGATGGCGCCTTCCCGCACCCTCCCCGAATCGCGCTATACGGAAACCGTGCTCGCCGGCGCCGAAGCCGGGCTCGCCGAGCCGCCGCTGCTGATCCCGGCACTCGGCGGCAGCCTGCCGATCGCCGCACTCACCGACGAACTCGGAGTGCCCTGCTACGGCGTGCCCTTCGCGAATGTGGACGAGACCAACCACGCGCCGGACGAGAACCTGGAGCTCGACTGGTTCCGGCGGGGCATCGTGGCTTCGGCGGCGGTCCAGCTCGCCCTCGGCGACCGGCCGGCACACCCTTGACCCTGCCCGGGAACGCAGAACGGGGAACCGAGCGGGCACGGCCCGTGGTTCCCCGTTCCTCTGCCTGGAGCGGAAGCGGCCTAGGTATCAGCGCCGCGGAAATCTTCTGGTGACACGGAGTCGAGGAACTCGCGGAACTTCTCCACCTCGTCCTCCTGCTCGTCCGGGATGATCAGGCCGGCCTCTTCGAGCACCGAGTCCTCGGCGTGGATCGGCACGCCCACCCGCAACGCCAGCGCCACCGAGTCGCTCGGCCGCGCGGACACCCGGATGTCGCCGTCGAAGACGAGCTCGGCGAAGAACGTGCCCTCCCGCAGGTCCGTGATCACGACCTGTTCGAGCTCTCTACCCAGTGCCCCGATGACCTCTTTGAGCAGGTCGTGGGTCAACGGTCGCGCGGGACGGACACCTTGCTGCTCCAAGGCGATGGCAGTGGCCTCCACGGATCCGATCCAGATCGGGAGGTATCGCTCGCCTTCCGTCTCCCGCAGCAACAAGATCGGCTGATTGGCGGGCAGTTCGACCCGCACGCCGACGACGCGCATCTCGCTCATCGGGCTTCGCCTCCCTCTCCTGCGCGCGGGCTGCAGCGCTGTCACGAGGATCCCGCGTCGACGTACCTGCATGTCCGACGCTACCCGTGTTGCCGGCGCTGTGCTCGCTGTCCGAAGAATCTCGGGCTCACGTTAGGCAAACCCATGACTAACCGTACGGCATCAACCCGAGAAGTTTGAGCCGTGGAATTGTGGCATTTCCGACGGGCGGCGGGAAAAGTGGTGCTCAACCGCCGGTCACACCCCGGATACCGGCCTTCACCAGCAGCGTGTGCAGGGCGACCGACAGTGCCGCGAGTTCCCTGACCACCTCGTCCGCACGCGCCTTCGCGTCGGCGTCACGATGCCGATACACCGGAGTAACGATCTGTTCCAGCAGGCCGACTTCACGGTCCGCCGAAGCGCGGAAAGCGCGCAGATGACGCGGTTCGATCCCGAACTCCGTCATGGCCTTGACAGTCTTGGCCACCAGCACCGCGTCCGGATCGTAGAACCCCGCCGCACCAGGCCGGATCAGCCCGTACTGCTGAAGTTCGGTGAGGGTCGCCGCATCGACTCCCGCTTCGGCCAGCAGTTCCTCTTTGGTCAGCCGGATCTCGCGGTCGGTGGCGAAGTCGTCGGCGGTCGGCAGCCCGCTGCGCTCACTGTCCGTACCGGAATGGTCGAGCGACACCAGCTTGCGCGGCACCCGACCGGCCGGGCCTGCCGAACCCTGCCCCCGATCGGCGGCATCCAGCTGTTCCTTGATGACTTTCAGTGGCAGGTAATGATCCCGCTGGGCGGACAGCACGAACCTGAGCCGTTCGACGTCCGCCGCGGCGAACTGCCGATATCCGGACGGGGTCCGGCCAGGCTGTACCAGGCCCTCCGACTCCAGGAACCGGATCTTGGAGATGGTGACATCGGGGAAGTCGCCGCGCAGCTGCGCCAGCACGGCCCCGATGCTCAGTCCATCGCGCTGTTGTGGCCGCCCGGCCGCCGTCACTGTGCCCCCTGGCCCCCGTGTCCCGGGCCGGTCAGGAAGACCAGGCGGAACTTCCCGATCTGCACCTCGTCACCGCCGGCGAGCACGGCCTGGTCGACCGGCTCGCGGTTGACATAGGTGCCGTTCAGGCTGCCCACATCTATCACCACGAACTCTCCGCCTTCGCGGCGGAACTCCGCGTGCCGGCGGGAGACCGTGACGTCGTCGAGGAAGATGTCGCTGTCCGGATGCCGTCCGGCGCTGGTGGTGTCCCGGTCGAGGAGGAACCGCGACCCCGCGTTCGGGCCGCGCTTGACGACCAGCAGGGCAGATCCGGCCGGCAAGGCGTCGACACCGGCGACGGGTGGCTCGGGCGCCTGCGTCTCCTGCCCTTCGACGTCAGCCAGGAAGTCGGCCCGGAAGACCGAAGTCCGCTCCGGAGACTGCTCCGGGGGAACGCCGGGCCCGTCGTTCGTGCTCACCTGAGCTCTCCTCACCACTGAAGTAACTAGTTACCCAAGAACGTGTTGCTGCCAACGTACCGTGCCTGGCAGGTGCGGCCCCTCGGGGCTCCCCCCTACCGGACCTCGTCAGCCGCTGGTCAGCTTCTGGTATGCCTCCGCATCCAGCAGGCTGTCCACGCTGGCGCCGTCGTCCAGCTTGATCTCGATCAGCCAGCCCTCACCGTAGGGATCGCTGTTGATCAACTCCGGCGAGTCTGCCACCGCGTCGTTCACCGCGACCACCTCCCCTGCCAGCGGCGCGAACAGCTCGGACACGCTCTTGGTGGACTCCACCTCGCCGAACGAGTCGCCGGCGGTCACCTGCCTGCCCACCTCGGGCAGGTCGACGAACACCACGTCGCCGAGCTGGTCCTGCGCGTACTCGGTGATTCCCACCCGTACCGAGCCGCCCTCGCGAGTGGCGACCCACTCGTGCTCCTCGGTGTAGCGCAGTTCTTCTGGAGTGGACAACGCCGGTCCCCTTTCCTGGAGGCGAGACACTGCCGACGGACGTCGCGGGCAGTCTTTCACCTACCCGGACGCCGCCGCACCTCTGTCCCGGGATATCGCCCGCACGGTCTGGATCACGTACAGCGCACCGGACCACAGGTACAGCACCGCCCCCCAGGCGGTGAACGCGTAGGCCACCGGACGGGCGAACGCGGCCAGCGCCGAGTGGCCGTCGGTGACCAGCAGGAACGGGAACGCGTACATCAGCACGAAGGTCGCACCCTTGCCGATGTAGGTGACCTCGGGCGGCGCGAAACCCTTGCGCCGCAGCACCAGCACGCAGGCCCCGAGCACCGCCTCGCGCACGATCAGCGGCACCACCACCCACCAGGGCACGATCTCGCGGATCAGGAAGGCGACCAGCGTGGCCAGGATGTAGAGCCGGTCGGCGGCCGGGTCGAGCAGCTGGCCGAGCCTGCTCATCTGGTTCAGCCAGCGGGCCAGCTTGCCGTCCAGCCAGTCGGTCAGCGCGCTGAAGATCAGGATCGCCAGTGCCCAGCCGTCCTCCTCCGGGCCGAGCACCAGCCACAGGAATACCGGCACCCCGGCCAGGCGCAGCAGGGACAGCATGTTCGGCACGTTCAGCGCCTGCCGTGCCAGTGACTGCTCGGCCGGCACCCCGCCGGCTGTGCTGACCTCGGCGGGCTCAGGGGACCCGGTGGACTCGTTCACCCGCTCACCGTAGTCAACGCGAGTCAACGCGGTCCGCGGCACGGACGGCGAATCAGCTGACGCGCCGGTAGCTCCAGCCTCGGCGCTGCAGGTCGGCGCCGGTCAGCGCCTGCGGCTTGCCGTGCGGGCCGATGCCGACCCAGCGGGACTTGCCGGGGCCGCTCTCCAGTACGAAGGGGTGGCCCTGGCACCAGACCACGGTGCAGGGAGTCGTCGGGGGCTGGGTGATGGCGCTGCCGACGCTGCCGGCACTGCCGTTGTCGCCGGTGTCGTCCGTGTCGTCTGCGTTGACGCTCTTCGCTTCAGTGCTCATGGCTCTCATCATCGAGATTCGGGGTATTTCGGATCGTTCTACAGGATCTTCGTCCGCCGAGGCCTCAGCGTTAACTGTTAAGCCGCATTCGGGCAGGAGTCCATCAGGTCAAACCGTCCACTAAGGACGATGCGGCCGGGGCCGTGGTGGTCACCACGCGTACGGGCCGTTCCGGCTACACGGTACTCTCCGACGAACCCGGCGGTACGCCACCGGGTCGACGACGGAAGGGATCGCGTTGACTGCGTCGAACATCGCGGCACGAGCCGGCCTGCTGGCCGCCGGTGGCCTCTCGGTGCTACTCCTCGGCGCTTGTTCCAACCAAGCCGCGCCGCCACCGGCCCCCTCGTCGAGCGCGTCCAGCACGCCCACCACCAGCAGTACGGCGCCGAGCAGCTCCGCGGCCCCGTCCAGCTCCTCGAGCGCGCCGTCGACCACCGAGGCTCCCCGGTCGGACGCCCCGGTCAACGGCTCCTGCGGCACGGTGACTGCGGCCAGCGGGCTGACCCTGCAGATCCTCGGCGGGCAGGACGCCAGTGTCGGCTGCGACGAGGCCAAGCGCGTGGTCGCCCAGTTCCACGAGAAGATCGCCGGACGGCAGTCCGCCGACTCCAACGAGCCGATCAGCGACACCGTGGACGACTGGCTGTGCGTCTCCGGCCCGCCTGCCCAGCAGGGCGGCACCACCTGCAGCAACCAGGACAAGACCGTGCTCGCCGCGGTCATCCCGGTGGAGTAACGTCCTGCGCTTCGAACACGCCAGGGTCAGCTCCAGGAAGGTCCATGAGAACCCAGATCGTCATCGGTACCCAGGTAGCTCTCTGTGCCCTCTTCCTCACCGCCTGCGGTGAAGGCGGCAGCGAGTCGGGCGAGACGGGCCCGGCCGCACCCGCCGGACTCGCCGCTCCCGCTGCCGCACCCGCCGCGGCGCCCGCCTCGCCGGGCACCGAATGCGGGCCGGTCCCGGCGGGCCGCGGCAAGGCGAAGGTGGTCGTCCGGGAAGGCGCGGTGGACTGCGCGCAGGCGACCGAGCTGCTCACCCGGTACTTCCAGGAGCTCACGCCCGCCGACTTCGACAATCCCGAGGGTGCCGGCCCGGTCGCGCTCGGCCATTGGACCTGCGGCAGCGGGCCGGTCACCGAACCGACCACCACCTGCTCCACCGAGGACGGCCGCCTGGTCGACGGGCTGCCCGTCCCCTAGCTCCCCACGCGCCACTCCCGTACCAGCCCAACGTGACGTTTGGCCAATAGAGCACACCGAACGTCACGTTGGGCTCGAGCCGGTCAGGATTTGAGGCCGGGGAAGTCCTCTTCGCGGAACTCGCCGGCCGGGCGGCTCTCGTTGCTTTCCCGGCCGCGCAGCTCGACGCGGCGGATCTTCCCGGAGATCGTCTTCGGCAGCTCGGCGAACTCCAGCCGCCTGATCCGCTTGTACGGTGCCAGGTGCTCCCGGCAGAACGCCAGGATGGCGGCCGCGGTCTCAGCGGTGGGCTCGTGGCCACCGGCGAGCACCACGTACGCCTTCGGCACCGCCAGCCGGATCGGGTCCGGTGCGGGCACCACCGCCGCCTCGGCCACCGCGTCGTGCTCCAGCAGCACGCTCTCCAGCTCGAACGGCGAGATCCGGTAGTCCGACGCCTTGAACACGTCGTCCGTGCGGCCGACGTAGGTGATGTAGCCGTCTTCGTCGATCGAGCCGACGTCACCGGTGTGGTAGTAACCGCCGGCGAAGGCTTCCGTGGTGCGCTCTTCGTCGTCGGCATAACCGACCATCAGCCCGACCGGCCGCCGGGACAGGTCGAGGCAGATCTCGCCCTCCGGCGCCGGCTCGCCGCTGACCGGGTCGACCAGGGTCACCTTGAACCCGGGCAGCGCGCGGCCCATCGAGCCCGGCTTGACCTCCTGACCGGGGGTGTTGGCGATCTGCACGCTGCTCTCGGTCTGGCCGAAGCCGTCCCGGATGGTGATCCCCCACGACCGCCGCACCTGCTCGATCACCTCGGGGTTCAGCGGCTCGCCCGCGCCGACGACCTTCTTCGGCGGGTTCTTCAGCGCGGTCAGATCGGCCTGGATCAGCATCCGCCACACCGTCGGCGGCGCGCAGAAGCTGGTGATGCCGCAGCGATCCATCTGCGCCATCAGTGCGACCGCGTCGAACCGCTCGTAGTTGTAGAGGAACACCGTCGCCTCGGCGTTCCACGGTGCGAACACGTTGCTCCAGGCGTGCTTCGCCCAGCCCGGCGAGGAGATGTTCAGGTGCACGTCGCCGGGTTCGAGACCAATCCAGTACATTGTGGACAGATGGCCGACCGGGTAGGAGACCTGGGTGTGCTGTACCAGCTTGGGCTTCGCGGTGGTGCCCGAGGTGAAGTAGAGCAGCATCGGGTCGGCGGCCGCGGTCGGGCCGTCCGGGGTGAACTCGGCCGGCTCGGCGTACGCGTCGTCGAACGACAGCCAGCCCTCGGTCCGCTCCCCCACCGCGATCCTGGTGTAGTCCCCGGCCACCTCCGCGAACTTCGGCGTGTCCACCGAGCGGATCACCACGTGCCCGGCCGCGCCCCGGTTCACCCGGTCTCGCAGGTCCGCCGGCCCGAGCAGAGTGGACGCCGGGATGATCACCGCGCCCAGCTTGATCGCGGCCAGTATCGTCTCCCAGAGCTCGGTCTGGTTGCCCAGCATCAGGATCAGCCGGTCGCCGCGGCCGACGCCGTGCCCGCGCAGCCAGTTCGCCACCTGGTTGGACCGGCGGGCCATCTCCGGGTACGTCCAGCGGGTCTCGGTGCCGTTCTCTTCGACGATCCAGAGCGCGTACCGCTCGGCGTTGGCCGGGTCCTCGGCGATCCGGTCGAACCAGTCCAGCGCCCAGTTGAACTCGGCCGGCTCGGGCCACGAGAAGTCCCGGTACGCGGTGTCGTAGTCCTCCCGGTGCGCGAGCAGGTAGTCCCGCGCCTGCCGGAACGCCTGGTGAACCTCAGAAGCGCCGTTGCTCACTGTGTCTCCTCGCCCTGTCCCGCCGTGGTCGTCCTATTCGCCCTTGAAGTTCGGCTTCCGCCGCTCCATGAACGCCTGCACCGCCTCGGCCAGGTCCTTGCTGGGCAGGAACGCGGCGTTCCACGACGACACGTAG includes:
- a CDS encoding MerR family transcriptional regulator yields the protein MVDERPIQVADGEQGELFPDSSLPDELVGYRGPAACQIAGITYRQLDYWARTKLIAPSIRTAHGSGSQRLYSFKDILVLKIVKRLLDTGVSLQNIRVAVEHLRARGVRDLAKVTLFSDGTTVYECTSPEEIVDLLQGGQGVFGIAVSGAMLEISGTIHEFPAERADGGEIETVIPDELTQRRNARRTG
- the garA gene encoding glycogen accumulation regulator GarA; translation: MSTNDGPGVPPEQSPERTSVFRADFLADVEGQETQAPEPPVAGVDALPAGSALLVVKRGPNAGSRFLLDRDTTSAGRHPDSDIFLDDVTVSRRHAEFRREGGEFVVIDVGSLNGTYVNREPVDQAVLAGGDEVQIGKFRLVFLTGPGHGGQGAQ
- a CDS encoding M20/M25/M40 family metallo-hydrolase; translated protein: MQETVERVRAWVAARDEELVAELADWVAQPSVSSTGLGMAAAAAHGERLLRAAGLRTQSVETGGWPALVGTGDGPPGAPHVLIYGHYDVQPPGPLEQWTSPPFQPEIRDGRMFGRGTGDNKGQHLAQLLGLRALRELTGGLPCRVTVLLDGEEEVGSPNLAAAIRDRIAPQAPDLALWSDGPVHDTGRACVVLGVRGILTFELRARGADRPLHSGNWGGVAPNPAWALVQLLATMRDARGTVLVPGFADSVEPISAGERRALDALPLDVAAAMAGIGVTELEPPAGLGFHQRLMAPTLTINSLGCADSGDHRTVIPELAVARCEARLVGGQVPAQVAEALRRHVEKHAPGVEFIPGASMAPSRTLPESRYTETVLAGAEAGLAEPPLLIPALGGSLPIAALTDELGVPCYGVPFANVDETNHAPDENLELDWFRRGIVASAAVQLALGDRPAHP
- a CDS encoding CDP-alcohol phosphatidyltransferase family protein, with translation MPAEQSLARQALNVPNMLSLLRLAGVPVFLWLVLGPEEDGWALAILIFSALTDWLDGKLARWLNQMSRLGQLLDPAADRLYILATLVAFLIREIVPWWVVVPLIVREAVLGACVLVLRRKGFAPPEVTYIGKGATFVLMYAFPFLLVTDGHSALAAFARPVAYAFTAWGAVLYLWSGALYVIQTVRAISRDRGAAASG
- a CDS encoding TetR/AcrR family transcriptional regulator, which encodes MQITQDARRAQIIDATITTINELGYSKTSLAEVKDRAGLDSAQAITGEFTNKAGLMQAALSTITDRKDRFRTEHTEGRTDRLAILRGYLEAEVAFLRAHPEFVRALAEFRTAGEDEEGWSMASMVVEQLRTGQLTRQLVQGQREGVFGEFAPEVLAMSIAQAVDGVADLLKKDPELDVEHYGRQLADLFEHAAKA
- a CDS encoding MerR family transcriptional regulator; translation: MTAAGRPQQRDGLSIGAVLAQLRGDFPDVTISKIRFLESEGLVQPGRTPSGYRQFAAADVERLRFVLSAQRDHYLPLKVIKEQLDAADRGQGSAGPAGRVPRKLVSLDHSGTDSERSGLPTADDFATDREIRLTKEELLAEAGVDAATLTELQQYGLIRPGAAGFYDPDAVLVAKTVKAMTEFGIEPRHLRAFRASADREVGLLEQIVTPVYRHRDADAKARADEVVRELAALSVALHTLLVKAGIRGVTGG
- a CDS encoding AMP-binding protein, whose translation is MSNGASEVHQAFRQARDYLLAHREDYDTAYRDFSWPEPAEFNWALDWFDRIAEDPANAERYALWIVEENGTETRWTYPEMARRSNQVANWLRGHGVGRGDRLILMLGNQTELWETILAAIKLGAVIIPASTLLGPADLRDRVNRGAAGHVVIRSVDTPKFAEVAGDYTRIAVGERTEGWLSFDDAYAEPAEFTPDGPTAAADPMLLYFTSGTTAKPKLVQHTQVSYPVGHLSTMYWIGLEPGDVHLNISSPGWAKHAWSNVFAPWNAEATVFLYNYERFDAVALMAQMDRCGITSFCAPPTVWRMLIQADLTALKNPPKKVVGAGEPLNPEVIEQVRRSWGITIRDGFGQTESSVQIANTPGQEVKPGSMGRALPGFKVTLVDPVSGEPAPEGEICLDLSRRPVGLMVGYADDEERTTEAFAGGYYHTGDVGSIDEDGYITYVGRTDDVFKASDYRISPFELESVLLEHDAVAEAAVVPAPDPIRLAVPKAYVVLAGGHEPTAETAAAILAFCREHLAPYKRIRRLEFAELPKTISGKIRRVELRGRESNESRPAGEFREEDFPGLKS
- the gcvH gene encoding glycine cleavage system protein GcvH encodes the protein MSTPEELRYTEEHEWVATREGGSVRVGITEYAQDQLGDVVFVDLPEVGRQVTAGDSFGEVESTKSVSELFAPLAGEVVAVNDAVADSPELINSDPYGEGWLIEIKLDDGASVDSLLDAEAYQKLTSG
- a CDS encoding bifunctional nuclease family protein → MSEMRVVGVRVELPANQPILLLRETEGERYLPIWIGSVEATAIALEQQGVRPARPLTHDLLKEVIGALGRELEQVVITDLREGTFFAELVFDGDIRVSARPSDSVALALRVGVPIHAEDSVLEEAGLIIPDEQEDEVEKFREFLDSVSPEDFRGADT